One genomic region from Epinephelus fuscoguttatus linkage group LG6, E.fuscoguttatus.final_Chr_v1 encodes:
- the LOC125889659 gene encoding LOW QUALITY PROTEIN: beta-1,3-galactosyl-O-glycosyl-glycoprotein beta-1,6-N-acetylglucosaminyltransferase-like (The sequence of the model RefSeq protein was modified relative to this genomic sequence to represent the inferred CDS: substituted 1 base at 1 genomic stop codon) — protein sequence MSCIAIKTKCSWTTYRAHTVKVSXLRSSSQTMKRLKQRCLLLLKLTAVLASLWMISLLSHPKLGWHPTYILRYSWLEYEDADGSPESVCDCSAILQGDMEAVEQAKLLTITKDFKKSVQIPDEYYIHATKDCGNFKSSRKYLTFPLSQEEEEFPLAYSMVVHHKVQNFERLLRAIYAPQNIYCVHMDNKSEPSVVSAIRGITSCFPNVFMVSQAVSVVYAAWPRVQADLNCMADLYNSSTRWKYFINLCGQDFPLKTNLEIVRALRSLKGSNSLESEKMPPEKKWRVSNAHQIVDGQIQAAGRTKMPPPFNLPIVSGNAYIVVNRGYIRSVLEDNRIQALIEWAKDTYSPDEFLWATIQRMPGVPGSLWPNPKYDMTDVNAIARLVKWQWHEGPLGSLQAVYPECHGTHVRAICVYGAGDLQWMLNQHHLFANKFDTDIDPIAIYCLEKYLRQKALAELH from the exons ATGTCGTGCAT AGCTATAAAGACTAAGTGCAGCTGGACTACATACAGAGCGCACACTGTAAAAGTGTCTTAGTTGAGGTCATCCTCTCAAACAATGAAGCGACTGAAACAAagatgtctgctgctgctgaagctcacTGCGGTACTGGCATCACTATGGATGATTTCCCTGCTCAGTCACCCCAAACTAGGCTGGCACCCAACCTACATTCTCAGGTACAGCTGGTTGGAGTATGAAGATGCTGATGGCAGTCCAGAGAGCGTGTGCGACTGTTCAGCAATCCTGCAGGGAGACATGGAGGCTGTGGAGCAGGCCAAGTTACTGACCATCACTAAAGACTTCAAGAAGAGTGTTCAGATCCCCGATGAGTATTATATCCATGCAACCAAAGACTGTGG GAATTTCAAGTCAAGCAGGAAATACCTGACTTTTCCGTTAAGCCAGGAAGAAGAGGAATTCCCTTTGGCTTACTCCATGGTTGTGCATCATAAG GTGCAGAACTTTGAGCGActgctgcgagccatctacgcCCCTCAAAATATCTACTGCGTCCACATGGATAATAAATCAGAGCCTTCGGTTGTCTCTGCCATCAGAGGCATTACTTCCTGCTTCCCCAATGTCTTCATGGTCAGCCAGGCTGTGAGTGTAGTCTATGCTGCCTGGCCACGAGTGCAGGCTGATCTCAACTGTATGGCTGACCTCTATAACTCCTCAACCAGATGGAAGTACTTCATCAACCTTTGTGGCCAAGATTTTCCACTGAAAACCAACTTGGAGATAGTACGGGCGCTGCGTTCACTGAAGGGCAGTAACAGCTTGGAGTCTGAAAAAATGCCTCCAGAAAAGAAGTGGAGGGTGTCCAATGCTCACCAGATAGTTGATGGACAAATCCAG GCAGCAGGAAGGACAAAGATGCCACCCCCCTTCAACCTGCCCATTGTGTCAGGAAATGCCTACATTGTGGTTAACCGAGGCTACATCCGAAGCGTACTGGAGGACAACCGAATACAAGCACTGATCGAGTGGGCCAAAGACACCTACAGTCCTGATGAGTTTCTCTGGGCAACCATTCAACGAATGCCTGGTGTTCCTGGATCACTGTGGCCCAACCCCAAATATGACATGACAGACGTCAACGCAATTGCACGGCTGGTGAAGTGGCAGTGGCATGAGGGTCCACTGGGTTCACTGCAGGCTGTGTATCCAGAATGTCACGGCACACATGTGCGGGCAATTTGTGTGTATGGTGCTGGAGACCTGCAGTGGATGCTTAATCAGCATCACCTCTTTGCCAATAAGTTTGACACAGACATAGATCCCATTGCTATCTACTGCTTGGAGAAGTATCTGAGACAGAAGGCACTCGCTGAGTTACATTAG